Below is a genomic region from Virgibacillus dokdonensis.
TCATTCACTCCTAGTTTATTATATTTACTTCCTCATATTTTCCACCTATTTCATATTCCACGATAAATTCTGATGGCCTTTTATTATTTTGGTCGTATTTGATTTCAACATTAACTTTTATTTGTAAGTCACGCTTCACGAACCTTCACCGCCAATGGCTGCTCCAAGCTCCTCGTCAACTTCTTTCATGCCTTTAAGTAGAGCTACACCTGCTTGATGAATTTCTTCCATCTGTTTGACCAAGTCTTGATTGACATCGTTATTCATGTTATCTAATAAACCATCCACTTTGGAGATAAAATCCGAATTAAAGGTTTTAAGCCTGTCCCTCGTATTAGAGCGAAAGTCTGTTGTATACCCCTCAAAATCATCAATCGCTACCCGTAACTCATCAATAATTTTTTGCAGTGCTATAAAGTCCACTTTAATTTGTTGTCCAGATACCACAAAACCTCTCCCATCATCCAAAACTAGCGGAAATGAATGGATTCGATTTCCGAAATTAATTGTTGAAGTTCATGCACCATCTCATTCACAATCGCTTCCATATGCTCCTCTACAGATGCATTTTCTAAATCCATATCAGCAAAGTTTTGTTTAATTTCCTTCCGTGCATCTTGCAAATTGTTAATAATCCCTGCATCCCATCCCGCGTACAACAAGCCACGGCAAAAATCGCGATCATATAATGCCATCACACATCACCTACTTTTTGTTTCAAATCCATCTCCTGCTCTAACTGAGCCATATCATGATTGGAAAACTCAATCGAGTTCATACCTTTTTCAACAATAAATTCTTTTTTCATTAAGAATACATACGCTTCTTCCATCTCATCCTGATACCCACGGTGAATGATTCTTTTTATCAGTGGTGCGGTAAAATTGATTTTCGCACCCGCTTTGATCTCACCAACTGGATACAATATTCCGACATAGGGAAAATAACTTTGGTAATTTTTTGGACTTACAAACCGCTCCGTAATTACTACTTTAGAAGGAGATGTCTTATTTTTATCCGGCTTAAAAAAAGTAGGATCGAGCTCCACAACCGTTCCAAGTGGCAGTACTTCCCTCATTATTTCTATTGCATTTGTTAAAAGTTGAAATAACCTATCATGATGCAAAGTAAACTGCTTATTTATAAACATAACTGTGCAGTAACCTTCTTCTTGCTTACATGAAATGATGCCATGGCTCCATGCTACATCAATGTTAGGCTCCCTTTTCTTAACAGCTAAAAATAAATCGTATAACACCTTCTCCTCGCGCAAACATAATTGAAAAAATTCACGAACGTTTTGTTTTAGGTCCAAATCCAAACCGGATTGCGATGTTTCCAATATCTGATTTATTTTCTTTAAAACAAGCGTGGTTAATTGTTTTTGCATCCGTTCCGTCATAACTATCAACATCTCCTTTCGTTATCGGTAGAAGAAATACCTTGCTCCCCGATGTTGGCTTATCGCAAAGTCTTATGAAACACTGTCCATGTTTACTATAAACACTAATTTTTTTACTTTTTTATAGTGTAAAAACTTAAAGCCTGTTTAAAACAGTATCTCAGTCTAGTAAAGTGTGCCCACATGGGCTCAGTTCCCCAGTCCAAATTGAATGGCCATCTTGTTCTGTTTTAATTTGCTTTATATACGTCATCTTTGTATGGAAAAAACTATCCTATAGTGTAAAAACTCACCTGCAAATGCTTTTATAATTAATGGTAACTACTGTCCAAGCGGTTACATGTTTATAAAAATGCATAATTCAGCTATTTTATGCTATATCATTATCATAATGCTAAAATTATCCATTCACAACAAGGCTTTTTTCCTAATTATTCATGAATAATTCCAACTATATGAGTATAAGTACAGTTCTTTTCACCTAGTATTTTTACCATATGTTTTATTTTTTACAACGTATTATTGTGATTAAAAACTATACTGTTGTTTTAATTGAAATAAAGCTCTTTTCATAAACGTTTGCACAACAGATTAAACTTACCTGAACATCTATTTGCTTCTTCATTAATCTTCTCAGCCAACAACTCTTCCTTGTAGCATATACACTTTACCAATTATTAGTTGAAAATATAAAAACAACCAATATTTAATTGTATAATTCTGTTAAAATACCTTTAAAGGGGGCTGGCAATGTACAGCTTTAGTGAACGTTTAACAGATGTACGAGTAGAAAACGGATACGGTCAAAAAGATATCGCTGAAAAACTAAATATAACTACAAGTGCGTACGGCTATTACGAACAAGGAAAAAATGAGCCTTCCATTGAAACAATTAGAACACTAGCAAAGCTGTTTGACGTATCTACCGATTATTTATTGGGGTTAATTGATCAACCTAAACATCCCGTGAATTTTACTATAGAAGATGACTTCTCATTAACTGAATTGGAATTGCAAATCGTAAAAGAAATGAAAGAAGAAGAATTCCTAAAACAATTGAGCGATAATCCTACTGAAAACGTGGAAAAACTAGTGAAATTTTGGCGATTTATTAATGAGGAGTTGTAAACAATAAAGAGATACATAGCTTGAATACCAGCGATAAGTTTATGAAGGTCTTTCCTACTAATCCACATAATCATGTTGGTGCGAACCTGAAGTGCACATAGAAACCTCGGGGGATCGCACCTATTTTTGATTGTTTTTGTTAATAAATGGAATGAAAGAAGCCAGTTTTAGATTTTCCTTCTAAAAATAAAGGATTTAGAGTGTTTTTGGGGAATTATAAATGGGAATCGCTATCGCACCTTGGATAGGTGCGTGGATTGAAATAGGTGGGGATACAAACCCTGATACACTATAAGTTAAGCGCTACAATCACAGATTGGTCTGTATCAAGCTAGAGATTCGGTGACAATGGAGGGTACCGTCACCGAAAACATTTAGCCTTTCCGTATTTCCGAGTAAACATAATAATAGTAACTCTTAACTGAAATTCATTTGCAAGGATCATTACGATGATGAAATATTCAAATTTTCTGTTTGAAATTATAAACCTAACAGTCAACTATAATATTATCAATTAGTCTTGCCGTTGAAAATCGCACCGCAACCGCAATAAGCACCTTTCCATTTACTTCAGAGATGTCTTCTAAATAAGGAAAAGTCAGCATTTCCACATAATCAACTTCTACATTTTCACCTAACTGCTGATCTAAATAATGACGAACTGTTTTGATAATAACGTTTGCGTCTGTCTCTCCTTCGATAATTAGCTTTTTCCCTAATAGCAAACTATTAAATAAAGCAGGCGCTTTTTCTTTCTCCTCTCTTGTCAGCTTGACATTCCTTGAGCTTATTGCTAGTCCAGAAGGTTCACGCACTGTATCCACTGGAACAATTTCTACAGGGAAATCGAATTCCTCGACCAAAGCAGTTACAATTGCGAACTGCTGCACATCCTTTAATCCAAAATAAGCGCGGTTAGGCATCGTAAGATGAAACAGTTTTGTTAGTACAGTAACCACGCCATCAAAATGTCCTGGACGTGTTGCACCACACAACTTATCTGTCTTTTCTGTCACCATCAATTTTATAGACTTCTTATGCTTGTACATGTCATCAACACTAGGCATAAATAATATATCAACACCAGCTTCTTCAGCTAGTTTCTTATCCCGCTTTTCATCTCGAGGATATGTAGTATAGTCCTCGCCTTGTCCAAATTGCAGCGGATTAACAAAAATACTCATAATAACGTAATCATTATTTCGTTTTGCTTCTTCCACTAATGCTAAATGCCCCTCATGCAAAAACCCCATAGTCGGAACAAAACCAATGGAATGATCAGCTGCTTTTACTTGTTTTGCCCACAAATACATTTCTTCTTTTAATGCGATGGTTCTCACGTTATTCCCCTTTCTCTAAGGAAGTTAATTCTTCCTGTTCCATGCTAAATGTATGCTTACTTCCTTTAGGAAAGTGACCTGCCTTTACCTCCCGTATATAATCGTTTAATCCATGCAATACTTCACGATTTACATCTGCAAAACTTTTAACAAATTTCGGTACACGCTCGACGCCAAATGTTACCACATCATGAAAAA
It encodes:
- a CDS encoding DNA/RNA non-specific endonuclease codes for the protein MKRDLQIKVNVEIKYDQNNKRPSEFIVEYEIGGKYEEVNIIN
- a CDS encoding DUF4176 domain-containing protein encodes the protein MTERMQKQLTTLVLKKINQILETSQSGLDLDLKQNVREFFQLCLREEKVLYDLFLAVKKREPNIDVAWSHGIISCKQEEGYCTVMFINKQFTLHHDRLFQLLTNAIEIMREVLPLGTVVELDPTFFKPDKNKTSPSKVVITERFVSPKNYQSYFPYVGILYPVGEIKAGAKINFTAPLIKRIIHRGYQDEMEEAYVFLMKKEFIVEKGMNSIEFSNHDMAQLEQEMDLKQKVGDV
- a CDS encoding helix-turn-helix domain-containing protein; translated protein: MYSFSERLTDVRVENGYGQKDIAEKLNITTSAYGYYEQGKNEPSIETIRTLAKLFDVSTDYLLGLIDQPKHPVNFTIEDDFSLTELELQIVKEMKEEEFLKQLSDNPTENVEKLVKFWRFINEEL
- the panC gene encoding pantoate--beta-alanine ligase, whose protein sequence is MRTIALKEEMYLWAKQVKAADHSIGFVPTMGFLHEGHLALVEEAKRNNDYVIMSIFVNPLQFGQGEDYTTYPRDEKRDKKLAEEAGVDILFMPSVDDMYKHKKSIKLMVTEKTDKLCGATRPGHFDGVVTVLTKLFHLTMPNRAYFGLKDVQQFAIVTALVEEFDFPVEIVPVDTVREPSGLAISSRNVKLTREEKEKAPALFNSLLLGKKLIIEGETDANVIIKTVRHYLDQQLGENVEVDYVEMLTFPYLEDISEVNGKVLIAVAVRFSTARLIDNIIVDC